One stretch of Lysobacter sp. TY2-98 DNA includes these proteins:
- a CDS encoding M13 family metallopeptidase: MQRSRLTLALLLAAGIASAGPLHGILPQDVNRSADACTDFFEYANGTWRKENPIPDYMDRWSRRWQSGEVNKEHVRDILTEVSAKTDWPQGSAQQLSGDYYAACMDESRIDQRGLAPAKALLDEVASIKTTADLQRTIGHLNDLGIPAPFALNSGQDLHNPTQVVAQIGAAGIGLPDRDYYLKPDARFVEARAKYLEHVANMFVLAGETPAAAKADAATVFAFEKRLAEASLDNVALRDPKQQDHTMTFAQLQKLAPAFNWAAYFDAAHMPRADLNVTQPKFVQQFNHELATTPIAQWRTYLRWQALAGVSDTLPKPFVAEQFAFYGKYLSGATEMKPRWKRCAEDTDAVLGDALGHAYVEKYFPPEAKARMQDMVKNILLAMHDTIGGLEWMSPETKAKALEKLSTFNPKIGYPDKWKTYDGVRVSRDSYWSAREAAMRWNVNDDRAQIGKPVDRARWGMTPPTSNAYYNPLLNEIVFPAGILQPPAFDVTATDAVNYGAIGVVIGHEISHGFDDQGAQFDAQGRLQNWWTAKDNTQFAEKGQCVVKQFDNTFIAPGLHHNGKLVLGESIGDLAGAKIAYRAYLKSREGKGPEPTIDGYTPEQQFFIAWGQWRGDETRPETQRTMIQGDPHPVAKYRVNGPLSNLPEFRQAFQCKEGDAMVRPQADRCEVW; the protein is encoded by the coding sequence ATGCAACGCTCCCGCCTGACGCTCGCCCTGCTTCTCGCCGCCGGCATCGCTTCCGCGGGGCCGCTGCACGGCATCCTGCCGCAGGACGTGAATCGCAGCGCCGACGCCTGCACCGACTTCTTCGAGTACGCCAACGGCACCTGGCGCAAGGAGAATCCGATCCCCGACTACATGGACCGCTGGAGCCGCCGCTGGCAGTCGGGCGAGGTCAACAAGGAACACGTGCGCGACATCCTCACCGAGGTGTCGGCGAAGACCGACTGGCCGCAGGGCAGTGCGCAACAGTTGTCGGGCGACTACTACGCCGCCTGCATGGACGAGAGCCGCATCGACCAGCGCGGCCTCGCGCCGGCGAAGGCGTTGCTCGACGAAGTCGCATCGATCAAGACGACCGCCGACCTGCAGCGCACGATCGGCCATCTCAACGACCTCGGCATCCCCGCACCCTTCGCGCTCAATTCCGGTCAGGACCTGCACAACCCGACGCAAGTCGTCGCGCAGATCGGCGCTGCCGGCATCGGCCTGCCGGATCGCGACTACTACCTCAAGCCCGACGCGCGTTTCGTCGAAGCGCGCGCGAAATATCTCGAGCACGTCGCCAACATGTTCGTGCTGGCGGGCGAAACACCCGCCGCCGCCAAGGCCGATGCGGCCACGGTGTTCGCGTTCGAAAAGCGCCTCGCCGAGGCGTCCCTGGACAACGTCGCCCTGCGCGATCCGAAGCAGCAGGACCACACGATGACGTTCGCCCAGCTGCAGAAGCTGGCGCCGGCGTTCAACTGGGCCGCGTATTTCGACGCCGCGCATATGCCGCGCGCCGACCTCAACGTCACCCAGCCCAAGTTCGTGCAGCAGTTCAACCACGAGCTTGCGACGACGCCGATCGCGCAGTGGCGGACGTATCTGCGCTGGCAGGCGCTGGCCGGCGTATCGGACACGCTGCCCAAGCCCTTCGTGGCCGAGCAGTTCGCGTTCTACGGCAAGTACCTGAGCGGCGCGACCGAGATGAAGCCGCGCTGGAAACGCTGCGCGGAAGACACCGACGCCGTGCTCGGTGATGCGCTCGGCCATGCTTACGTCGAGAAGTACTTCCCGCCGGAAGCCAAGGCGCGCATGCAGGACATGGTCAAGAACATCCTGCTCGCCATGCACGACACCATCGGCGGCCTCGAATGGATGAGCCCGGAAACCAAGGCGAAGGCGCTGGAGAAGCTGTCGACCTTCAATCCCAAGATCGGCTATCCGGACAAGTGGAAGACCTACGACGGCGTGCGCGTGTCGCGCGACTCGTACTGGAGCGCGCGCGAAGCCGCGATGCGCTGGAACGTCAACGACGATCGCGCCCAGATCGGCAAGCCGGTCGACCGCGCACGCTGGGGCATGACGCCGCCGACGTCGAACGCCTACTACAACCCGTTGCTCAACGAGATCGTGTTCCCAGCCGGCATCCTGCAGCCGCCGGCCTTCGACGTGACCGCCACCGATGCGGTGAACTACGGTGCCATCGGCGTCGTCATCGGCCACGAGATCAGCCACGGCTTCGACGACCAGGGCGCGCAGTTCGACGCGCAGGGCCGCCTGCAGAACTGGTGGACGGCGAAGGACAACACGCAATTCGCCGAGAAGGGCCAGTGCGTGGTCAAGCAGTTCGACAACACCTTCATCGCGCCCGGGCTGCACCACAACGGCAAGCTGGTGCTGGGCGAGTCGATCGGCGATCTCGCGGGCGCCAAGATCGCGTATCGCGCGTACTTGAAGTCGCGCGAGGGCAAGGGCCCGGAGCCGACCATCGACGGCTACACGCCCGAGCAGCAGTTCTTCATCGCGTGGGGCCAGTGGCGCGGGGATGAAACGCGTCCGGAAACGCAGCGCACGATGATCCAGGGCGACCCCCATCCGGTCGCGAAGTACCGCGTGAACGGCCCGCTGTCGAACCTGCCGGAGTTCCGCCAGGCGTTCCAGTGCAAGGAAGGCGACGCGATGGTGCGTCCGCAGGCGGATCGCTGCGAGGTGTGGTGA
- a CDS encoding ATPase domain-containing protein, whose product MNRSSVVPRAIGSGVPGLDAVLSGGFTPNRLYLVEGAPGAGKTTLAIQFLLEGLRQGERVLYVTLSETVDELHEMAASHGWSLDGIDIFEMLEGNEHLDGDAPYTMFHPSEIELAETTQRILKRVAETRPQRLVFDSLAELRLLSGSALRYRRHVLSLKQALAGSQCTTLLLDHSGTADHGLQVHTIVHGVVNLSAAAAEFGGDRHRVRVSKYRGRRAVGGYHDYRIETGGLRVFPRLVAAHFRRLGKKESVGTGSAQFDLLLGGGIDRGTSTLLVGAAGTGKSSLSTLVAITAAQRGEHAAIFAFDESEQSLLTRAAGMGMALESYIESGLVQLRAVDPAELTPGEFTQLIRRAVEEQGARVIVFDSLNGYFNAMPDEQHMMLQMHELLAYLGAKDVITLMVSAQLGLIGSMTSTVDVSYLADSVVLLRYFEAIGEVRQAISVLKKRTGSHERTIRPMKITASGFTIGEPLSEFRGVLTGVPQERAPAGGPAP is encoded by the coding sequence ATGAATCGTTCTTCTGTCGTCCCACGCGCGATCGGCTCGGGCGTGCCCGGCCTCGATGCCGTCCTGTCCGGCGGCTTCACGCCCAACCGTCTCTATCTGGTCGAAGGCGCGCCCGGTGCGGGCAAGACCACCTTGGCCATCCAGTTCCTGCTCGAAGGCCTGCGCCAGGGCGAGCGCGTGCTCTACGTCACGCTCTCCGAAACCGTGGACGAGCTGCACGAAATGGCGGCGTCGCACGGGTGGTCGCTGGATGGCATCGACATTTTCGAGATGCTCGAAGGGAACGAACATCTGGACGGCGATGCGCCGTACACGATGTTCCATCCGTCCGAGATCGAGCTGGCCGAAACCACGCAGCGCATCCTCAAGCGCGTCGCCGAGACGCGCCCGCAACGCCTGGTGTTCGACTCGCTGGCCGAATTGCGCCTGCTGTCGGGCTCCGCGCTTCGCTACCGGCGTCACGTGCTGTCGCTCAAGCAGGCGCTGGCGGGAAGCCAGTGCACGACGTTGCTGCTCGACCACAGCGGCACCGCCGATCACGGCCTGCAGGTCCATACCATCGTGCACGGCGTCGTGAACCTGTCGGCGGCTGCGGCCGAGTTCGGTGGCGACCGGCATCGCGTGCGCGTCAGCAAGTACCGCGGACGGCGCGCCGTCGGCGGCTATCACGACTACCGCATCGAAACGGGCGGCCTGCGTGTGTTCCCGCGTCTGGTGGCCGCGCACTTCCGGCGCCTCGGCAAGAAGGAATCCGTCGGGACCGGCTCCGCTCAATTCGATCTGCTGCTCGGTGGCGGGATCGATCGCGGCACCAGCACGCTGCTGGTGGGCGCGGCGGGAACGGGCAAGTCGTCGCTGTCCACGCTGGTGGCGATCACGGCGGCGCAGCGCGGCGAACACGCCGCGATCTTCGCGTTCGACGAAAGCGAGCAGTCGCTGCTCACGCGTGCAGCCGGCATGGGCATGGCGCTGGAGTCCTACATCGAAAGCGGCCTTGTCCAACTCCGGGCGGTCGATCCGGCCGAACTCACGCCGGGCGAATTCACGCAGCTGATCCGTCGCGCGGTGGAGGAGCAGGGCGCGCGCGTCATCGTGTTCGACAGCCTCAATGGCTACTTCAACGCGATGCCCGACGAGCAGCACATGATGCTGCAGATGCACGAGTTGCTCGCCTACCTCGGCGCGAAGGACGTGATCACGCTGATGGTGAGCGCCCAGCTCGGGTTGATCGGCTCGATGACGAGTACGGTCGATGTCAGCTACCTCGCCGATTCGGTCGTGCTGCTGCGCTACTTCGAGGCCATCGGCGAGGTGCGGCAGGCGATCTCGGTGTTGAAGAAGCGGACGGGCAGCCACGAACGCACGATCCGGCCGATGAAGATCACGGCGTCCGGCTTCACCATCGGCGAACCGCTGAGCGAATTCCGCGGCGTCCTCACGGGCGTTCCGCAGGAGCGCGCGCCCGCGGGCGGGCCTGCCCCATGA
- a CDS encoding ATP-binding protein, producing MQRSRAVSGGLARASQPVLVIATLAAPFAVFFFDRLEPASVLRPDAVAALYLLGIASIGTSGSSLHALAAALLSFVLYEFGAAEATSTAIALSSGDFVVLAAFVASAAIVAWVAAGRTRQVASLTARQAHGTLRHELSERLAEHHDEGSVARSALAFLERTFESEIVMWLGERAFHSGAGTRVPHPPSYLGTPAFDGKWLWIPLNGVDGQLGAVALQRGPDHSSFDDELVHSLSADIAHSVVRARLTGELHQERVANESERLCTALLASVSHDLRTPLTTIMGAAESLRTFGETLPTQDRGDLLSTIEAEGRRLDRYIQNLVDVTRIGDGNLAMDVATSTVDEMIASAVARLRRYDPEVRLDVHIDSDVPQVRVHAALVEQAIFNVLHNASKFSPPGHPIVVHAGLDDHVAVVIEVVDAGPGIPHAERERVFDMFYSADRGDPARAGTGLGLAISQSIVRAHGGEVSAHAGGDGVGTRMRLVLPLVPVGCEPCH from the coding sequence ATGCAGCGTTCGCGTGCGGTGTCGGGCGGGCTCGCACGCGCGTCCCAGCCCGTCCTGGTGATCGCCACGCTGGCCGCCCCGTTCGCCGTGTTCTTCTTCGACAGGCTGGAGCCCGCCAGCGTGCTTCGACCGGACGCGGTGGCCGCGTTGTATCTGCTCGGCATCGCATCGATCGGAACATCCGGATCGAGCCTGCATGCACTGGCCGCGGCACTGCTGAGCTTCGTGCTGTACGAGTTCGGCGCCGCCGAAGCCACGTCTACAGCGATAGCGCTCTCGTCCGGCGACTTCGTGGTGCTCGCCGCGTTCGTGGCGTCCGCCGCGATCGTGGCGTGGGTGGCGGCCGGGCGCACGCGCCAGGTTGCGTCCCTCACCGCACGGCAGGCCCACGGGACGCTCCGCCACGAGCTGTCCGAGCGCCTGGCCGAACACCACGACGAGGGCTCGGTCGCGCGTTCGGCGCTCGCGTTTCTCGAGCGGACATTCGAGAGCGAGATCGTCATGTGGCTCGGGGAGCGCGCCTTCCATTCCGGTGCCGGCACGCGCGTACCCCATCCGCCGTCCTATCTCGGCACGCCGGCTTTCGACGGCAAGTGGCTGTGGATTCCGCTCAATGGCGTCGACGGCCAGCTCGGTGCGGTCGCGCTCCAGCGCGGTCCGGATCATTCCTCCTTCGACGACGAGCTCGTGCATTCGCTGAGTGCCGACATCGCGCATTCGGTCGTGCGTGCGCGGCTGACCGGTGAGTTGCACCAGGAGCGCGTGGCCAACGAATCCGAACGCCTGTGCACCGCGCTGCTGGCCTCGGTCTCGCACGACCTGCGCACACCGCTCACCACCATCATGGGCGCCGCGGAAAGCCTGCGTACCTTCGGCGAGACGCTGCCGACGCAGGACCGTGGCGACCTCCTGTCGACCATCGAGGCGGAGGGTCGCCGGCTCGACCGCTACATCCAGAATCTCGTCGATGTCACGCGCATCGGCGACGGAAACCTGGCGATGGACGTTGCGACATCGACGGTCGACGAGATGATCGCGTCCGCGGTCGCGCGCCTGCGTCGCTACGACCCGGAGGTGCGGCTCGACGTGCACATCGATTCGGACGTGCCGCAGGTGCGCGTGCATGCGGCGCTGGTCGAACAGGCGATCTTCAACGTGCTCCACAACGCATCGAAGTTCTCGCCGCCGGGGCATCCGATCGTCGTGCACGCGGGATTGGACGACCACGTCGCGGTGGTGATCGAAGTCGTCGATGCAGGCCCCGGCATTCCGCATGCGGAGCGCGAACGCGTATTCGACATGTTCTACTCGGCGGACCGTGGCGACCCCGCACGCGCCGGCACCGGACTCGGCCTCGCGATCAGCCAGAGCATCGTGCGTGCGCATGGCGGTGAAGTGAGCGCGCACGCGGGCGGCGACGGCGTCGGCACGCGCATGCGCCTCGTGCTGCCGCTGGTGCCGGTGGGATGCGAGCCGTGCCACTGA
- a CDS encoding SEC-C domain-containing protein — protein sequence MNNVGRLEPCPCGSGRRFKHCHGALGATDVETVEIPPAQLENRIREHALESFELQRQQGRTRPIISTVVDGSRHVFVGNRVFRGPWTTFTTFLIDYFKDTFGIDWGNRQLTLPVHARHPVLQWMDALHEQVAKHRGSNDRHVFSVPDVGCLRAIRNLAYDLFLIEHRIRPDQGQRAFDDLLDRLRDPDRFDAARHEARVAAMLLRAGFSVLWEDDAAPDRASHRGGFTATYPTTGRPFRIDWAVGEHKHGGDALALGDVLAASLQQPVPLERVVVLDLNHADAPGVRKEDWQSRAVEQLHALEQDRSYADLPAALVVLLNAPDRHALDELIPDPGMVVEGFRMDRFRVGDRVALAREDDRAIEMERLLQSLGEYGFVPVTFDGSVAGLDESRRLLFGEFYELHEASGVLEEAIVDDGECHAIGFVRTEAGNLRALRVALSDQEMWAWRRQPESFFGILHRPDRRARKPLDLYEFLYAIYRSAPKDKLLALMTDQPDTERLRAMDQAHLAKLYCFRVAAEIGNSPDSPEMPAWLRHLLPLQRDDTDSAPE from the coding sequence ATGAACAACGTCGGACGGCTGGAGCCCTGCCCCTGCGGAAGCGGTCGACGCTTCAAGCACTGCCATGGCGCGCTCGGGGCGACCGACGTCGAGACCGTCGAGATCCCGCCGGCGCAACTCGAGAACCGCATCCGCGAACACGCGCTCGAATCCTTCGAGCTGCAGCGCCAGCAGGGCCGCACGCGTCCGATCATTTCGACCGTCGTCGACGGATCGCGTCACGTGTTCGTCGGCAACCGCGTCTTCCGCGGCCCGTGGACCACATTCACCACATTCCTCATCGATTACTTCAAGGACACGTTCGGCATCGACTGGGGCAATCGCCAGCTCACGCTGCCGGTGCATGCGCGCCATCCGGTGCTGCAGTGGATGGACGCGCTGCACGAACAGGTCGCCAAGCATCGCGGCAGCAATGACCGACACGTGTTCTCCGTGCCCGATGTCGGCTGCCTGCGCGCGATCCGCAACCTCGCGTATGACCTCTTCCTGATCGAACACCGCATCCGGCCCGATCAGGGGCAGCGCGCTTTCGACGATCTGCTCGATCGCCTCCGCGATCCCGACCGGTTCGACGCGGCCCGTCACGAAGCACGCGTCGCCGCCATGCTGCTGCGCGCCGGGTTCAGCGTGCTGTGGGAAGACGATGCCGCGCCGGACCGAGCCAGTCATCGCGGCGGATTCACGGCGACCTATCCCACAACGGGCCGTCCGTTCCGCATCGACTGGGCGGTCGGCGAGCACAAGCACGGTGGCGATGCGCTGGCGCTCGGCGATGTTCTCGCCGCGTCACTGCAGCAACCCGTCCCGCTTGAACGCGTTGTCGTCCTCGATCTGAATCATGCGGATGCGCCGGGCGTGCGCAAGGAGGACTGGCAGTCTCGCGCCGTCGAGCAGTTGCACGCGCTCGAACAGGACAGGTCGTACGCCGATCTCCCCGCGGCACTGGTCGTCCTGCTCAATGCGCCCGATCGCCACGCGCTCGACGAGTTGATCCCGGACCCGGGCATGGTGGTCGAGGGTTTCAGGATGGACCGGTTCAGGGTTGGCGATCGCGTCGCGCTTGCGCGCGAGGACGACCGCGCGATCGAAATGGAGCGCCTGCTGCAATCCCTTGGCGAATACGGATTCGTGCCCGTCACCTTCGACGGTTCGGTCGCGGGACTCGACGAATCAAGACGTCTGCTGTTCGGTGAGTTCTACGAGCTCCACGAGGCCAGCGGCGTGCTCGAGGAAGCCATTGTTGACGACGGCGAGTGCCACGCCATCGGCTTCGTGCGGACCGAAGCCGGCAACCTGCGCGCGTTGCGGGTCGCGCTCAGCGATCAGGAAATGTGGGCATGGCGCCGCCAGCCCGAATCCTTCTTCGGAATCCTGCATCGGCCGGATCGGCGCGCGCGAAAGCCGCTCGATCTCTATGAATTCCTGTACGCGATCTATCGCAGCGCGCCTAAGGACAAGCTGCTCGCGCTGATGACCGACCAGCCGGACACCGAGCGCCTGCGTGCGATGGATCAAGCGCACCTGGCCAAGCTCTACTGCTTCCGCGTCGCAGCGGAAATCGGCAACTCGCCGGATTCACCCGAGATGCCCGCATGGCTGCGGCACCTGCTCCCGCTCCAGCGTGACGATACGGACAGCGCCCCCGAGTAG
- a CDS encoding GAF domain-containing sensor histidine kinase — MAGCTDAQSIVSILARSTRDLIGADGVTVVMRDGGRCRYLEEDAIGALWKGQDFALDSCISGWCITTGEPVIIPDIRQDPRIPLPLYEATFVRAMAMTPIVRDKPEGALGVYWATEHEATTLEMAALRALADSAALALANVQLLQELKRSSERKDAFLSSLANELGETLGPMRTSLHLRRQARDPALDARMTEVISEQLDRQARLIENLVDGSQLLTGQAKLHPRLLDLRGMVADVVRRRASEAELAEITLGMSVPDTAVDIWGEARRVSQALTHVLDNSIRCTPPDGRIDVHLEVRDQNAWLTVRDTGIGIARDSLPHLFEPFFKPSYEPARSVAGLGLGLSLVSSILQLHGGDVRIDSPGTSQGTEVVMRFPLGCLTQTPAMPGVQA; from the coding sequence TTGGCAGGATGCACCGACGCGCAGAGCATCGTTTCCATCCTTGCGCGGTCGACGCGCGACCTCATCGGCGCGGACGGTGTCACCGTCGTCATGCGCGATGGCGGTCGCTGCCGGTATCTCGAGGAAGACGCGATCGGTGCGTTGTGGAAAGGGCAGGACTTCGCGCTCGACAGCTGCATTTCCGGTTGGTGCATCACCACCGGTGAGCCGGTGATCATTCCGGACATCCGCCAGGACCCGCGCATTCCGCTGCCCTTGTACGAAGCGACGTTCGTGCGCGCAATGGCGATGACACCCATCGTCCGCGACAAGCCGGAAGGTGCGCTCGGTGTCTACTGGGCGACGGAACACGAGGCGACGACGCTGGAAATGGCAGCGCTGCGTGCGCTCGCCGATTCGGCCGCGCTGGCGCTGGCGAACGTCCAGCTGCTGCAGGAACTGAAGCGCAGCAGCGAGCGCAAGGACGCGTTCCTCAGCAGCCTGGCGAACGAACTTGGCGAGACGCTGGGGCCGATGCGCACGTCGTTGCATCTGCGCCGGCAAGCACGCGATCCGGCGCTGGACGCACGCATGACCGAAGTCATCTCCGAGCAGCTGGATCGCCAGGCGCGCCTGATCGAAAACCTCGTGGACGGCAGCCAGCTACTTACCGGCCAGGCCAAGTTGCACCCGCGCCTGCTGGATCTGCGCGGGATGGTCGCCGACGTGGTCCGCCGGCGCGCATCGGAAGCGGAACTGGCGGAGATCACGCTGGGCATGTCGGTGCCGGACACGGCGGTCGACATCTGGGGGGAAGCGCGTCGTGTCAGCCAAGCCCTCACGCACGTGCTCGACAACAGCATCCGCTGCACGCCGCCGGACGGCCGCATCGACGTGCATCTGGAAGTGCGTGACCAGAACGCATGGCTGACGGTGCGCGACACCGGCATCGGCATTGCACGTGACTCGCTGCCGCACCTGTTCGAGCCGTTCTTCAAACCCTCGTACGAGCCGGCGCGAAGCGTTGCGGGGCTCGGGCTGGGGCTGAGTCTTGTCTCCAGCATCCTGCAGTTGCACGGCGGCGACGTGCGCATCGACAGCCCGGGCACGAGTCAGGGCACCGAGGTGGTGATGCGATTTCCACTGGGATGCCTGACGCAAACGCCGGCGATGCCCGGCGTACAGGCCTAG
- a CDS encoding hybrid sensor histidine kinase/response regulator: MHLSLLLPTPRDTELTARILNRAGVVTRRCSSLADLDPSALLRSGAVMVGEEWLSLGALGALRTALEQQPAWSDLPILIVARAGVESGEIGAVLESLGNATLIDRPMRIATLTSAARAALRARERQYQICSQLSALERAGHEQAMAAERKDEFLAMLGHELRNPLAPIRNALHMLRQLGLGGPTEQQLLDIMQRQTDHMVRLVEDLVDVARLTRGTMEMRRAPVMLDALIESALELSRPLMVQAGHEVSVTIEPRGMIVDADRVRMTQVFSNLLNNAAKYSGPHARIVVRVHRDGADAVVEVKDTGLGIEADVLPRVFDLFVQGPREPGQVNDGLGIGLALVKRLVQLHDGSVTARSEGEGAGSTFEVRLPVAQVGAWTEGGPEPARAVGAYSRSLRILVVDDNRDSAETLGLLLETLEIDNRVVFDGRSALRAVESYRPTAVFLDIGMPGMDGYEVARRIRELAVDARPRLIALTGWSQLSDQARTREAGFDFHMSKPADFAELQRILELLSHPSRAEVAVP; encoded by the coding sequence ATGCACCTCAGTTTGCTGCTGCCGACGCCGCGCGACACGGAGCTGACCGCGCGCATCCTCAATCGCGCCGGCGTTGTCACCCGCCGGTGCTCGAGCCTGGCCGACCTCGACCCGTCCGCACTGTTGCGCTCGGGTGCGGTGATGGTCGGCGAGGAGTGGCTGTCGCTCGGCGCGCTCGGCGCGTTGAGGACGGCCCTGGAGCAACAGCCCGCGTGGTCGGATCTGCCGATCCTGATCGTCGCTCGCGCGGGCGTGGAGTCGGGCGAGATCGGTGCAGTGCTCGAGAGCCTCGGCAACGCAACGCTGATCGATCGTCCGATGCGCATCGCCACGCTCACCAGCGCAGCGCGCGCCGCGTTGCGAGCGCGCGAACGCCAGTATCAGATCTGTTCGCAATTGAGTGCACTCGAACGCGCCGGTCACGAGCAGGCCATGGCGGCGGAACGCAAGGACGAATTCCTCGCCATGCTCGGACACGAGCTGCGCAACCCGCTCGCGCCCATCCGCAACGCCCTACACATGCTTCGGCAGCTCGGGCTCGGCGGCCCGACGGAGCAGCAACTGCTCGACATCATGCAGCGACAGACCGACCACATGGTCCGGCTGGTCGAAGATCTCGTCGATGTCGCGCGCCTGACCCGCGGCACCATGGAAATGCGCCGCGCCCCGGTGATGCTGGACGCGCTGATCGAATCGGCGCTGGAACTGAGCCGGCCGCTGATGGTGCAGGCGGGCCACGAGGTCAGCGTCACGATCGAGCCGCGCGGAATGATCGTCGATGCCGACCGCGTTCGGATGACGCAGGTCTTCAGCAACCTGCTGAACAATGCGGCGAAATATTCGGGACCGCATGCGCGCATCGTAGTACGCGTGCATCGCGATGGCGCTGATGCGGTGGTGGAGGTGAAGGACACGGGGCTGGGTATCGAGGCGGACGTGCTGCCGCGTGTGTTCGACCTGTTCGTGCAGGGACCACGCGAACCCGGCCAGGTCAATGACGGGCTCGGCATCGGCCTCGCGCTCGTGAAGCGGCTCGTGCAACTGCACGACGGCTCGGTGACCGCGCGCAGCGAAGGTGAGGGGGCCGGCTCGACGTTCGAGGTGCGGCTGCCCGTCGCGCAGGTCGGCGCGTGGACTGAAGGCGGACCGGAGCCGGCGCGCGCGGTCGGCGCCTATTCGCGATCGTTGCGCATCCTCGTCGTCGACGACAACCGTGATTCGGCGGAGACACTCGGGCTGCTGCTGGAGACGCTGGAGATCGACAATCGCGTCGTGTTTGACGGACGCAGCGCGCTGCGCGCGGTCGAGAGCTACCGCCCGACCGCGGTGTTCCTCGACATCGGCATGCCCGGCATGGACGGCTACGAAGTAGCGCGCCGCATCCGTGAACTCGCCGTCGACGCGCGACCCCGCCTGATCGCACTCACCGGATGGAGCCAGCTGTCGGACCAGGCGCGTACGCGCGAGGCGGGATTCGACTTCCACATGAGCAAGCCTGCTGATTTCGCGGAGCTGCAGCGCATTCTCGAGCTGCTTTCGCACCCATCACGTGCCGAGGTCGCAGTTCCGTGA
- a CDS encoding response regulator transcription factor yields MRAVPLKSEALAPTTPARILVVEDEPQMRKFLDISLRAQGYDVVLAGLGREGVESLALHGADIVVLDMHLPDGDGRHLIGEIRQWSDVPVIVLSVTDDEATKVEALDAGANDYVTKPFGVQELLARIRALLRLPQPSTTRAPVFDDGLLHVDLARRLVTVGGVPVQLTRKEYALLSMLIQHAGRVVTQKQLLKELWGPSYENDTHYLRILAGRLRNKLGDDAMAPRWIATEPRVGLRFIPG; encoded by the coding sequence ATGCGAGCCGTGCCACTGAAGTCCGAGGCGCTGGCGCCGACGACGCCTGCCCGCATCCTCGTCGTCGAAGACGAGCCGCAGATGCGGAAGTTCCTCGACATCAGCCTGCGCGCGCAGGGCTACGACGTCGTGCTGGCCGGCCTCGGCCGCGAGGGCGTCGAAAGCCTCGCGCTGCACGGCGCCGATATCGTCGTGCTCGACATGCACCTGCCGGACGGGGACGGTCGCCACCTGATCGGCGAGATCCGGCAATGGTCGGACGTGCCCGTGATCGTGCTGAGCGTGACCGATGACGAAGCCACGAAGGTCGAAGCGCTCGATGCCGGCGCGAACGACTACGTGACCAAGCCTTTCGGCGTGCAGGAGCTGCTGGCCCGTATCCGCGCACTCCTGCGGCTGCCGCAGCCCTCGACCACGCGTGCACCGGTGTTCGACGACGGCCTGCTGCACGTCGATCTCGCGCGCCGGCTCGTCACCGTGGGCGGCGTGCCCGTCCAGCTCACGCGCAAGGAATATGCGTTGCTGTCGATGCTGATCCAGCACGCCGGGCGCGTCGTCACCCAGAAGCAGCTTCTCAAGGAGCTCTGGGGGCCGAGCTACGAGAACGACACCCACTACCTGCGCATCCTGGCCGGCCGCCTGCGGAACAAGCTGGGCGACGACGCGATGGCGCCGCGCTGGATCGCGACCGAGCCGCGCGTCGGCTTGCGCTTTATTCCGGGCTGA